In Malus sylvestris chromosome 15, drMalSylv7.2, whole genome shotgun sequence, a single genomic region encodes these proteins:
- the LOC126602758 gene encoding protein STRICTOSIDINE SYNTHASE-LIKE 5-like has product MLQGLLNVTSEGEVKVLTGKVEGVKFSLTDAVDVAMDGMIYFTDASYKYSLKDHVWDFLEGRPHERLVSYDSATKQTTVLVRDLYFANGVVVSPDQSHVNYCETPMRRCIKYYIQGQKKGSVDTFIDHLPGYPDNIRYDGEGRYWIALSLAPSLAWDLAVRYPSIRKVMAIMEKYKLRASVEKNGGVLAVDLEGNLIDHYYDPRLSMVSSGIKIGTYIYCGSILHPYMPRLNIQENPPVTAIT; this is encoded by the exons GGCTTGCTGAATGTGACAAGTGAGGGTGAGGTAAAGGTGCTGACAGGTAAGGTTGAGGGTGTAAAATTTTCACTGACGGACGCTGTAGATGTTGCAATGGATGgaatgatttatttcacagaTGCTTCATACAAATACAGCTTAAAAGACCATGTTTGGGACTTTTTGGAGGGTCGGCCTCACGAAAGACTCGTGAGCTACGattcagcaaccaaacagaccaCAGTGCTGGTGCGTGATCTGTACTTCGCTAATGGAGTGGTGGTTTCACCGGATCAGAGTCACGTAAACTACTGCGAAACTCCAAT GAGGAGGTGTATAAAGTATTACATACAAGGTCAGAAAAAGGGAAGCGTGGATACTTTTATTGATCATCTTCCAGGGTATCCTGATAATATAAGATATGATGGAGAAGGCCGTTACTGGATCGCATTGTCCTTG GCGCCCTCATTGGCATGGGATTTGGCTGTTAGGTATCCTTCCATAAGAAAAGTGATGGCAATTATGGAGAAATACAAATTAAGAGCCAGTGTGGAAAAGAATGGTGGAGTTCTGGCCGTTGATTTAGAAGGAAATTTGATTGATCACTACTATGATCCAAGATTGTCGATGGTTTCAAGTGGCATCAAGATTGGTACTTACATTTACTGCGGTTCGATACTTCACCCTTACATGCCCCGCCTTAACATTCAAGAAAACCCACCAGTTACAGCCATCACATGA